Proteins found in one Leguminivora glycinivorella isolate SPB_JAAS2020 chromosome 4, LegGlyc_1.1, whole genome shotgun sequence genomic segment:
- the LOC125225545 gene encoding uncharacterized protein LOC125225545, with amino-acid sequence MAQGKLKVKSKLPAGAKNKKAKKGKAVTKRPNAPVKSKATALERNKMKANVTKMVNAVAEKQLRSLATDTPQLSAAQQRAAAAPTAPVPAK; translated from the coding sequence ATGGCTCAAGGCAAGCTAAAAGTAAAGAGCAAGCTGCCAGCCGGCGCGAAAAACAAGAAAGCAAAAAAGGGCAAAGCTGTTACCAAGCGGCCAAACGCTCCGGTTAAAAGTAAGGCGACTGCGTTAGAGAGGAACAAGATGAAGGCGAATGTTACGAAGATGGTGAACGCCGTGGCTGAGAAGCAGCTGCGGTCGTTGGCGACGGATACACCGCAGCTGTCGGCGGCGCAGCAGCGGGCGGCTGCTGCTCCCACGGCGCCGGTGCCTGCGAAGTAA
- the LOC125225668 gene encoding uncharacterized protein LOC125225668 — protein sequence MALLYRATRLRDRGDTHVFTFVVTRSATREPDRDVTSKDFGCAHQRWAVAFNRSADASLGVYLVWRGACEGMRVYVDFTFTLLSRDHFTANEGFSGKQVRFSSGCAAQGRGRCVTLAELNSKFADARGEFQLELCMSRVRTFYSCELRAPRIDTPPIAFAGFDWTVAVNGWSKEPLTLRLVRLSGEGQQCRVRYALALGEGERRVQSGVLDSLCDAEGRTPPWTPRPPPRPIHKGLRLTVELIHARALADLSVAAAGRAVTCYDRDKQAWALRCDTHSDTVRLHMLYRDVHNVPRNHLRYVSWSAWLVRANPGAGESDAEELPGAPFSNYYAQDSADEGLMMETALRVEEISRPGCPFLHAGGELRVRLEWGETYLLFQATYHIYDDLCRLQAHQMRREITALQAENYSLERQLFSYQKSLAYAQAQAGAGDAPPPEGEGRRSPAERSLSTDTEYA from the exons ATGGCGCTACTGTACCGCGCCACGCGCCTGCGCGACCGCGGCGACACGCATGTGTTCACCTTTGTGGTTACACGCAGCGCGACCAGGGAACCTGATCGGGATGTGACCAGCAAAGACTTTGGTTGCGCGCATCAGAGATGGGCGGTGGCTTTCAACCGCTCGGCGGACGCTTCACTAG GAGTATACCTGGTGTGGCGCGGCGCATGCGAGGGCATGCGCGTCTACGTAGACTTCACCTTCACGCTCCTCAGCCGCGACCACTTCACCGCCAATGAGGGCTTCTCGGGCAAGCAGGTCCGCTTCAGCTCCGGCTGCGCGGCGCAGGGCCGCGGCCGCTGCGTCACGCTCGCCGAACTCAACTCCAAGTTCGCCGACGCTCGCGGCGAGTTCCAACTCGAACTCTGCATGTCGCGCGTCCGCACTTTCTACTCCTGCGAACTCAGGGCGCCGCGCATCGACACCCCGCCTATCGCCTTCGCTGGCTTCGATTGGACCGTCGCCGTGAACGGATGGAGCAAGGAACCTTTAACGCTCAGACTAGTGCGACTCTCAGGAGAAGGACAGCAATGCCGTGTCAGATACGCGCTGGCTCTAGGCGAGGGCGAAAGGCGTGTGCAATCGGGCGTTCTGGATAGCCTTTGTGACGCCGAAGGGAGGACCCCGCCTTGGACGCCGCGTCCTCCTCCTCGCCCTATTCACAAAGGCCTGCGGTTGACTGTGGAGCTGATCCACGCCCGCGCTTTGGCTGATCTTTCAGTAGCGGCGGCAGGTCGCGCGGTGACGTGCTACGATCGCGACAAGCAAGCATGGGCGCTTCGCTGCGACACGCACTCTGACACTGTGCGACTTCACATGCTTTATCGAGATGTGCACAACGTGCCACGCAATCACTTACGCTACGTGAGCTGGTCGGCTTGGCTGGTGCGCGCCAACCCGGGCGCCGGGGAGTCGGACGCCGAGGAGCTCCCGGGGGCGCCCTTCTCCAACTACTACGCGCAGGACAGCGCCGACGAGGGGCTCATGATGGAGACGGCGCTCCGCGTGGAGGAGATCTCGCGCCCCGGCTGCCCCTTCCTGCACGCGGGCGGCGAGCTGCGCGTCCGGCTCGAGTGGGGCGAGACCTATCTACTGTTTCAGGCTACTTACCATATCTATGATGATCTTTGTCGTCTTCAAGCACATCAGATGAG ACGTGAAATCACTGCACTCCAAGCGGAAAACTACTCTCTAGAGCGGCAGCTGTTCAGTTACCAGAAAAGCCTGGCGTACGCGCAGGCGCAGGCGGGCGCGGGGGACGCGCCCCCGCCGGAGGGTGAGGGGCGGCGGTCCCCCGCCGAGCGGTCCCTCTCCACCGACACCGAGTACGCGTGA